One Tessaracoccus lacteus DNA window includes the following coding sequences:
- a CDS encoding 1,4-dihydroxy-2-naphthoyl-CoA synthase, with the protein MSNPFRPELWTPVEGFEFTDITYHRAKDVPAVRIAFDRPEVRNAFRPHTVDELYTALEHARTSSDIGCVLLTGNGPSEKDGGWAFCSGGDQRIRGRAGYQYAEGETSESVDAAKLGRLHILEVQRLIRFMPKVVIALVNGWAAGGGHSLHVVSDLTLASREHAKFKQTDADVGSFDAGYGSAYLARQVGQKFAREIFFLGDVHDAEDAHRMGMVNRVVPHEQLEDIGLEWAAKICGKSPTAQRMLKYAFNAIDDGLVGQQIFAGETTRLAYMTDEAVEGRDSFLEKRSPDWSKFPYYY; encoded by the coding sequence ATGAGCAACCCCTTCCGCCCGGAGCTGTGGACGCCCGTCGAGGGCTTCGAGTTCACCGACATCACGTACCACCGCGCCAAGGACGTGCCGGCGGTCCGCATCGCCTTCGACCGGCCTGAGGTGCGCAACGCGTTCCGGCCCCACACCGTCGACGAGCTGTACACGGCGCTGGAGCACGCGCGTACGTCGTCGGATATCGGCTGCGTGCTGCTGACGGGCAACGGGCCGAGCGAGAAGGACGGCGGCTGGGCGTTCTGCTCGGGCGGCGACCAGCGCATCCGCGGCCGCGCCGGCTACCAGTACGCGGAGGGGGAGACGTCCGAGAGCGTCGACGCGGCCAAGCTCGGCCGGCTCCACATCCTCGAGGTACAGCGGCTGATCCGGTTCATGCCGAAGGTCGTGATCGCGCTGGTCAACGGCTGGGCGGCGGGCGGCGGGCACTCGCTGCATGTCGTCTCGGACCTCACGCTGGCGTCCCGCGAACACGCGAAGTTCAAGCAGACCGACGCTGACGTCGGCTCCTTCGACGCGGGCTACGGCTCGGCGTACCTCGCACGCCAGGTCGGACAGAAGTTCGCGCGCGAGATCTTCTTCCTCGGCGACGTGCACGACGCCGAGGACGCCCACCGCATGGGCATGGTCAACCGCGTCGTGCCACACGAGCAGCTCGAGGACATCGGCCTGGAGTGGGCGGCGAAGATCTGCGGCAAGTCCCCGACGGCGCAGCGGATGCTGAAGTACGCGTTCAACGCCATCGACGACGGACTGGTCGGCCAGCAGATCTTCGCCGGCGAGACCACCCGTCTGGCGTACATGACCGACGAGGCCGTCGAGGGTCGCGACTCGTTCCTGGAGAAGCGATCCCCCGACTGGTCGAAGTTCCCCTACTACTACTGA
- a CDS encoding glycerophosphodiester phosphodiesterase codes for MTETWAHRGASAYAPENTLPAFEEVVRLGLPGVEFDVQRSADGAIVCIHDETVNRTSNGFGRVVDLPLEELRRCDFSNGFPGRHGVKIPTLREALDVFQGTNVTVNIELKNGIELYPGMEDQVVRIVRDAGLLDQVVISSLNHYSIANLRGHLAASQMALILTDGIVDPWRYASWFGAGAIHPHRLALRIPDYVWLAHEAGIKVRAWTIDDDAEAIRLAGLGVDAIISNLPDRVRDALRHPVY; via the coding sequence GTGACAGAAACCTGGGCCCACCGAGGAGCAAGCGCCTACGCGCCGGAGAACACGCTACCTGCGTTCGAGGAGGTGGTCCGGCTCGGGCTCCCCGGCGTCGAGTTCGACGTCCAGCGAAGCGCCGACGGTGCCATCGTCTGCATCCATGACGAGACGGTCAACCGCACGTCGAACGGCTTCGGACGCGTGGTCGACCTACCCCTGGAGGAGCTTCGCCGGTGCGACTTCAGCAACGGCTTTCCGGGGCGCCACGGCGTGAAGATCCCGACGCTCCGTGAGGCCCTTGACGTATTCCAGGGCACCAACGTCACTGTCAACATCGAACTCAAGAACGGCATCGAGCTGTACCCGGGGATGGAGGATCAGGTGGTGCGGATCGTCCGTGACGCCGGTCTCCTCGACCAGGTCGTGATCAGTTCCCTGAACCACTACTCGATCGCGAACCTGCGCGGACACCTCGCTGCGTCGCAGATGGCGCTGATCCTGACCGACGGCATCGTCGACCCCTGGCGCTACGCGTCATGGTTCGGGGCCGGCGCCATCCACCCGCACCGTCTCGCCCTCCGGATCCCCGACTACGTCTGGTTGGCCCACGAAGCCGGCATCAAAGTCCGCGCCTGGACGATCGACGACGATGCCGAGGCCATCCGGCTTGCCGGCCTCGGTGTCGACGCGATCATCTCGAATCTCCCGGATCGCGTCCGCGACGCACTGCGCCACCCGGTGTACTGA
- a CDS encoding basic amino acid/polyamine antiporter: MTEATGTTVPTSSKVGVFSLTALVVGSMIGGGVYSLPGRFASQTGVVGSVIAWAVACTGMLMLALVFQFLAVARPKLDSGLYAYAKHGFGDYVGFLSAIGYWASLCASLVTFWILITSTLGLAFPAFGEGDTVPSLLLGSAGLWLCDLLVRRGVGKAADLNRFVTVAKVLPVIVFIVLVLFAFDPEVFRANLLAVGDAAPFPEQVRATMLSTVFVFLGVEAASVFSRHARRREDVGRATVLGFVGVAAVFASVTIVSYGVLPREEIAALPQPSMAGVLGSAAGPWAGVFVSVALCVSVLGAYLALVLTASETLYAAAADGDMPRFLAKVSRRDVPTRGLALTSVFVQVLLLVALFAQNTLDFAIEGTATLALIPFFLVAAYALMVLLDRRARMPRQGRLLAVAVIATAYAVGLVFAAGFTQLLLSCVVFAPATILFAMTRREQHRRTFTPFEWAVFSVVVVAAVAVAVGLAAGWLTL; this comes from the coding sequence ATGACTGAAGCCACGGGAACGACCGTCCCGACGAGCTCGAAGGTCGGCGTGTTCTCGCTGACCGCGCTCGTTGTCGGGTCGATGATCGGCGGCGGCGTGTACAGCCTGCCCGGCCGGTTCGCATCGCAGACCGGCGTCGTCGGCAGCGTGATCGCCTGGGCCGTCGCCTGCACCGGCATGCTGATGCTTGCCCTCGTGTTCCAGTTCCTGGCCGTGGCGCGGCCGAAGCTCGACTCCGGCCTGTACGCCTACGCGAAGCACGGCTTCGGCGACTACGTCGGCTTCCTGTCGGCCATCGGCTACTGGGCCTCGCTGTGTGCGTCGCTGGTGACGTTCTGGATCCTCATCACGTCCACGCTCGGCCTCGCCTTCCCGGCGTTCGGCGAGGGTGACACGGTCCCGTCGCTCCTGCTGGGCTCGGCCGGGCTGTGGCTCTGTGACCTGCTCGTCCGACGGGGCGTGGGCAAGGCCGCCGACCTCAACAGGTTCGTCACCGTCGCCAAGGTCCTGCCGGTGATCGTGTTCATCGTACTCGTCCTGTTCGCCTTCGACCCGGAGGTCTTCCGGGCGAACCTCCTGGCTGTCGGGGACGCTGCGCCGTTCCCGGAGCAGGTGCGCGCCACGATGCTGTCGACGGTGTTCGTGTTCCTGGGGGTCGAGGCGGCGAGCGTCTTCTCCCGGCACGCGCGCCGACGCGAGGACGTCGGCCGGGCGACCGTGCTCGGGTTCGTCGGCGTCGCCGCCGTGTTCGCGTCGGTGACCATCGTGTCCTACGGGGTGCTGCCCCGGGAGGAGATCGCGGCCCTGCCGCAGCCGTCCATGGCGGGGGTGCTGGGTTCGGCCGCCGGGCCGTGGGCCGGTGTGTTCGTGTCCGTCGCGCTCTGCGTCTCGGTGCTCGGCGCCTACCTGGCCCTGGTGCTGACCGCGTCTGAGACGCTGTACGCCGCCGCGGCCGACGGCGACATGCCCCGGTTCCTGGCGAAGGTGTCGCGCCGTGACGTGCCGACCCGCGGCCTGGCGCTGACCAGCGTGTTCGTCCAGGTCCTGCTGCTGGTCGCACTGTTCGCGCAGAACACGCTCGACTTCGCGATCGAGGGCACCGCGACCCTCGCTCTCATCCCCTTCTTCCTCGTCGCCGCCTATGCGCTGATGGTGCTGCTGGACCGTCGCGCACGGATGCCCCGACAGGGCCGGCTGCTGGCGGTGGCCGTGATCGCAACAGCGTACGCCGTCGGCCTGGTCTTCGCGGCGGGGTTCACGCAGCTGCTGCTGTCGTGCGTGGTATTCGCTCCCGCCACCATCCTGTTCGCGATGACGCGGCGAGAGCAGCACCGACGCACATTCACGCCGTTCGAGTGGGCCGTGTTCAGTGTGGTCGTCGTGGCCGCGGTCGCCGTCGCCGTCGGGCTGGCGGCAGGCTGGCTGACGCTCTGA
- a CDS encoding ATP-binding protein, giving the protein MRSPVTSPFSPGSDTVPQVWAGRIEHLSDWRDVVRPRLIAGLPERGRIILGEPGLGKSSLARRIARDAAAAGDWVTPQLRIPAGTDPLKRVAEALLQLADTAGLTAGREARIGRVLARVESVSVSGTGLTLGRGDGPEPYRALFDLLLEIGRAAIDRGNVVLIHLDEMQNISDANVLSQLLVALGDAIVHEVEVDAPGGVRIARTLPIAVYLTGLPDFADAVDARRGATFARRFKVSVLEAISDEDLTAALWEFVVNGWEVSDGEGGMSRVTMEPEAAATIVDACKGEPFLFQLAGEQAWYAGTGATITAAEAAAGWRAASREAAAHVERILERLPARERQFVEAMAKLDPDGRTLKRIAQRLGLTSGTQAGTTAQRLDTIRGIIDRGRRYTFRHRAVEAYLTSGWPTLPA; this is encoded by the coding sequence ATGCGATCGCCGGTCACCAGCCCGTTCAGCCCCGGATCCGACACCGTCCCCCAGGTGTGGGCCGGCCGGATCGAGCACCTCTCCGACTGGCGCGACGTCGTGCGTCCGCGCCTCATCGCCGGTCTCCCCGAGCGCGGCCGGATCATTCTGGGCGAGCCAGGCCTGGGCAAGTCGTCGCTCGCCCGGCGCATCGCCCGCGACGCCGCCGCGGCCGGGGACTGGGTCACGCCGCAGCTCCGGATCCCCGCGGGGACCGACCCTCTCAAGCGGGTGGCCGAGGCGCTGCTCCAGCTGGCCGACACCGCCGGGCTCACCGCGGGCAGGGAGGCGCGCATCGGGCGGGTGCTGGCGCGCGTGGAGTCGGTGTCCGTCTCGGGCACGGGGCTGACCCTGGGCCGGGGCGACGGCCCGGAACCGTACCGCGCGCTGTTCGACCTCCTGCTCGAGATCGGCCGGGCGGCCATCGACCGGGGCAACGTCGTCCTCATCCACCTGGACGAGATGCAGAACATCTCCGACGCGAACGTCCTGTCCCAGCTGCTGGTCGCCCTGGGCGACGCCATCGTGCACGAGGTCGAGGTCGACGCCCCCGGCGGCGTCAGGATCGCGCGAACGCTCCCGATCGCCGTCTACCTCACCGGCCTGCCCGACTTCGCCGACGCGGTCGACGCCCGACGCGGCGCCACCTTCGCGCGCCGGTTCAAGGTCTCCGTGCTCGAGGCCATCAGCGACGAGGACCTCACCGCCGCGCTGTGGGAGTTCGTCGTGAACGGCTGGGAGGTCTCCGACGGCGAGGGCGGGATGTCGCGGGTCACCATGGAACCGGAGGCCGCGGCCACGATCGTCGACGCCTGCAAGGGCGAGCCGTTCCTGTTCCAGCTGGCCGGCGAACAGGCCTGGTACGCCGGGACGGGCGCCACGATCACAGCCGCCGAGGCGGCCGCAGGATGGCGGGCCGCGTCCCGCGAGGCCGCGGCCCACGTCGAGCGCATCCTGGAGCGGCTCCCCGCCCGCGAGCGCCAGTTCGTCGAAGCGATGGCAAAGCTCGACCCCGACGGCCGGACCCTGAAGCGGATCGCCCAGCGGCTGGGCCTCACCTCCGGAACGCAGGCGGGCACGACGGCGCAGCGGCTCGACACGATCCGCGGAATCATCGACCGCGGCCGCCGCTATACGTTTAGGCACCGCGCGGTCGAGGCCTACCTGACCAGCGGGTGGCCGACGCTGCCGGCCTGA
- a CDS encoding ScyD/ScyE family protein: MGSRARKTAAAAVGLALLALGAVAQPAWAHKGHQPHHNLRGQVLTTAVAAPFGLAVSGKKVYVADGMAGTVTTTSGKTVVSKPGYDVAGVDVSARKKSLAYTFTNGDHTEAGLIITARGKADVVADIAGYEAANNPDGASTYGIVGGSNACAEEILGGLTGGQATYPGIVDAHPYAVANVGSSWLVADAGANAIFLVSRTGKVSTYAVLPPQVITITDDMAAGLEESFGAPAGSFSCLAGVSYAFEPVPTDVEVDRKGAAYVTVLPGGPEDDSLGARGAVYRIGRSGQATKVASGFLGATDLALGSDGTIYVTELYNGRVAAVRGKKVSTAVKIDSPLAVEASGRKLYVSTMGEIDFSTGEVLSPGSVVKFTLRR; this comes from the coding sequence ATGGGATCACGAGCGCGAAAAACGGCGGCCGCGGCCGTCGGACTCGCCCTGCTGGCACTGGGCGCCGTCGCCCAACCGGCATGGGCGCACAAGGGTCACCAACCCCACCACAACCTGCGGGGCCAGGTGCTCACGACCGCGGTCGCCGCCCCGTTCGGGCTGGCGGTCAGCGGAAAGAAGGTCTACGTGGCTGACGGTATGGCCGGCACGGTGACGACGACGTCGGGGAAGACGGTCGTGTCGAAGCCGGGCTATGACGTCGCGGGCGTCGACGTGTCCGCCAGGAAGAAGTCGCTGGCCTACACGTTCACCAACGGCGACCACACCGAGGCGGGGCTGATCATCACCGCACGCGGCAAGGCGGACGTGGTCGCCGACATCGCCGGCTACGAGGCGGCGAACAACCCCGACGGCGCATCCACCTACGGCATCGTGGGCGGGAGCAACGCGTGTGCCGAGGAGATTCTCGGCGGCCTGACGGGCGGCCAAGCGACCTACCCGGGCATCGTCGACGCCCACCCGTACGCGGTGGCGAACGTCGGGAGCAGCTGGCTCGTCGCCGATGCGGGGGCCAACGCGATCTTCTTGGTGAGCCGGACCGGCAAGGTCTCCACCTATGCCGTGCTGCCGCCGCAGGTGATCACGATCACCGACGACATGGCCGCCGGGTTGGAGGAGTCCTTCGGGGCGCCGGCAGGGTCATTCTCCTGCCTGGCTGGCGTCTCCTACGCCTTCGAACCTGTGCCGACCGACGTCGAGGTGGACCGGAAGGGCGCCGCCTACGTGACCGTGCTCCCTGGTGGCCCTGAGGACGACTCGCTCGGTGCGCGCGGCGCGGTGTACCGGATCGGCCGGTCGGGGCAGGCCACCAAGGTGGCGTCCGGCTTCCTGGGCGCGACGGACCTGGCGCTTGGCTCCGACGGCACTATCTACGTCACCGAGCTGTACAACGGTCGGGTCGCCGCGGTCCGCGGCAAGAAGGTCAGCACGGCCGTGAAGATCGACAGCCCTCTGGCCGTCGAGGCCAGCGGCCGCAAGCTCTACGTGAGCACCATGGGCGAGATCGACTTCAGCACCGGTGAGGTCCTCTCCCCCGGCAGCGTGGTGAAGTTCACGCTGCGACGCTGA
- a CDS encoding DUF456 domain-containing protein, whose translation MEFLVAIAAILLALAGLVGIVFPVLPGSLLVGAGALVWAVWGASGWGWIAFAFAVTLLAVGAGSSWLLTGRSLREREVPGWPVTVGIVVGIVGVFVLPGFGLPIGFAVGLLLAEWWRLRGLRQAASTSWATIKALGVGILVELGCAMLATSVLAVSIITS comes from the coding sequence ATGGAGTTCCTCGTGGCGATCGCCGCCATCCTGCTGGCCCTCGCGGGGCTCGTGGGCATCGTCTTCCCCGTGCTGCCCGGCAGCCTCCTCGTCGGCGCGGGCGCCCTCGTGTGGGCCGTGTGGGGTGCGTCCGGCTGGGGCTGGATCGCCTTCGCGTTCGCCGTGACCCTGCTCGCCGTCGGGGCGGGCAGCAGCTGGCTGCTGACCGGGCGCTCGCTGCGCGAGCGGGAGGTGCCGGGCTGGCCGGTCACCGTCGGCATCGTCGTCGGCATCGTCGGGGTCTTCGTGCTGCCCGGTTTCGGGCTGCCGATCGGCTTCGCCGTCGGCCTGCTACTCGCCGAATGGTGGCGGCTGCGCGGCCTGCGGCAGGCCGCGTCGACGAGCTGGGCCACCATCAAGGCGCTGGGAGTCGGGATCCTGGTCGAGCTGGGCTGCGCCATGCTCGCGACCTCCGTCCTGGCCGTGAGCATCATCACCAGCTGA
- a CDS encoding ribbon-helix-helix domain-containing protein: MSQVKLSVSLSEDDVAALDRYAKAAGLKSRSAAIQEAIRRLGDADLEDAYAAAWQEWEDSGDAEAWESDSADGLADAPR, encoded by the coding sequence ATGAGTCAGGTGAAGCTGAGCGTGAGCCTTTCCGAGGACGACGTCGCCGCTCTGGACCGGTACGCGAAGGCGGCCGGACTGAAGTCGCGGTCTGCGGCGATCCAGGAGGCCATCAGGCGACTCGGCGACGCCGACCTTGAGGACGCATACGCCGCGGCCTGGCAGGAGTGGGAAGACTCAGGCGACGCCGAGGCCTGGGAGTCTGACTCGGCGGACGGGCTGGCTGATGCTCCGCGGTGA
- a CDS encoding YdeI/OmpD-associated family protein, with amino-acid sequence MAVITFDAAVDRIQDTELVRLPADASAELPSRGQVAVTATVDGCELDTVVEPDGRRGHWLRLTPDLLGGAAVGDRVAVTLAVRSDWPEPEVPDDLAAALDGAPADVQAVWQDITPMARWEWVRWVGATRNPATREKRVAVSISKLDNGKRRPCCFDLSSCTDPELSRSGKLMTGE; translated from the coding sequence ATGGCGGTCATCACATTCGACGCTGCGGTCGACAGGATCCAGGACACCGAGCTTGTCCGACTGCCCGCCGACGCGAGCGCGGAACTCCCCTCGCGCGGTCAGGTCGCCGTGACCGCGACCGTGGACGGCTGCGAGCTCGACACCGTCGTGGAGCCGGACGGGCGCCGCGGGCACTGGCTGCGCCTCACGCCGGATCTCCTCGGGGGCGCGGCGGTCGGTGACAGGGTGGCCGTGACGCTCGCGGTGCGCAGCGACTGGCCTGAGCCGGAGGTTCCCGACGACCTCGCCGCCGCGCTCGATGGTGCCCCCGCCGACGTGCAGGCGGTCTGGCAGGACATCACCCCGATGGCCCGGTGGGAGTGGGTGCGGTGGGTGGGCGCCACCCGGAACCCTGCGACCCGGGAGAAGCGCGTCGCGGTGAGTATCTCCAAGCTGGACAACGGCAAGCGTCGCCCGTGCTGCTTCGACCTGTCCTCCTGCACCGACCCGGAGCTGTCGCGCAGCGGCAAGCTCATGACAGGCGAGTAG
- a CDS encoding aldo/keto reductase, which produces MTDSSYLTSHDGLTLPAVGFGTYQLKGEAGVGSILDAIDVGYRLLDSAFNYENEGTVGEAVRRTGVPREELIVTSKLPGRHHAYELATQSIAESVFRTGLGYLDLHLIHWPNPKVGKYMEAWRAMIDAREAGLVRHIGVCNFEPEHLETLMAETGVLPSVNQIEVHPYFPNLEAIAWNRDHGIITEGWSPLGRGTQLLQEPVIVGIAERLGSDPAAVVLAWHRAHGVLPLPKSGNRERQLANLATSLVLSDDDLTQIATLARPDGRTTGQDPLTWEEF; this is translated from the coding sequence ATGACGGATTCCTCGTACCTCACCTCCCACGACGGGCTCACGCTCCCTGCGGTTGGCTTCGGCACCTACCAACTTAAGGGCGAGGCGGGCGTCGGCTCCATCCTCGACGCCATCGACGTCGGCTACCGCCTGCTCGACTCCGCGTTCAACTACGAGAACGAGGGGACCGTGGGCGAGGCGGTGCGGCGCACTGGGGTGCCGCGCGAGGAGCTGATCGTGACCTCCAAGCTGCCGGGCCGCCACCACGCCTACGAGCTGGCTACGCAGTCCATCGCCGAGAGCGTCTTCCGCACCGGGCTCGGCTACCTCGACCTGCACCTCATCCACTGGCCCAACCCGAAGGTCGGGAAGTACATGGAGGCCTGGCGCGCGATGATCGACGCCCGCGAGGCCGGGCTCGTCAGGCACATCGGAGTGTGCAACTTCGAGCCCGAGCACCTCGAGACCCTGATGGCCGAGACGGGTGTTCTGCCGTCGGTCAACCAGATCGAGGTCCACCCGTACTTCCCCAACCTTGAGGCCATAGCCTGGAACCGCGACCACGGCATCATCACCGAGGGCTGGTCGCCGCTCGGGCGCGGCACCCAGCTGCTGCAGGAGCCGGTGATCGTCGGCATCGCGGAGCGGCTCGGGAGCGACCCCGCCGCCGTCGTCCTGGCGTGGCACCGGGCCCACGGCGTGCTTCCGCTGCCGAAGTCCGGTAACCGAGAACGCCAGCTGGCCAACCTCGCGACGTCGCTGGTGCTGAGCGACGACGACCTGACCCAGATCGCGACCCTCGCTCGCCCCGACGGTCGCACCACCGGTCAGGACCCGCTGACCTGGGAGGAGTTCTGA
- a CDS encoding ACT domain-containing protein, with the protein MAETDLSILLRDLDPSVREGTFVFVVSDRDLPAHARIVEREGATLVMAKPDADEAGLEYDGQWAWVTLEVNSSLEAVGLTAEVATALAEAGVSCNVLAGFHHDHLLVPADRLGDAMSALSRLKKPRSRMRKVLSALGFYD; encoded by the coding sequence ATGGCAGAGACCGACCTCAGCATCCTGCTCCGTGACCTCGATCCCAGCGTCCGTGAGGGGACCTTCGTGTTCGTCGTCTCGGACCGCGACCTGCCCGCGCACGCCCGCATCGTCGAGCGCGAGGGTGCGACGCTGGTCATGGCGAAGCCCGACGCCGACGAGGCGGGCCTCGAGTACGACGGCCAGTGGGCCTGGGTCACGCTGGAGGTCAACTCGTCGCTCGAGGCCGTCGGGCTGACGGCCGAGGTGGCGACGGCGCTGGCCGAGGCCGGCGTCTCCTGCAACGTGCTGGCGGGCTTCCACCACGACCACCTGCTGGTGCCCGCCGACCGCCTGGGCGACGCGATGAGCGCGCTCAGCCGGCTGAAGAAGCCGAGGTCGCGGATGCGGAAGGTGCTCTCCGCGCTCGGCTTCTACGACTGA
- a CDS encoding TIGR00266 family protein, translating into MDVSITSGPAFAMGTITIPPGGALRVEAGAMAMTRGDIGMETSTRGGFMSGLKRSLGGESFFVNDFHSGTGGQVGVAAALPGDMVEVTLDGRQALMVQSGSWIASDTTIQVDSKWGGGRGFFSGAGLILLRCTGVGEVLLASYGAIHGFSLAPGETMTIDTGHIVAFDETVRYSVRKAGNWKSTILGGEGLVTDFVGPGRVWLQTRSTNDLISFIREVNPQRSS; encoded by the coding sequence ATGGACGTCTCGATCACCTCAGGTCCCGCCTTCGCGATGGGCACCATCACGATTCCTCCCGGCGGGGCGCTCCGCGTCGAGGCCGGCGCCATGGCCATGACCCGCGGCGACATCGGCATGGAGACCTCGACGCGTGGCGGCTTCATGAGCGGGCTCAAGCGCTCGCTGGGCGGGGAGAGCTTCTTCGTCAACGACTTCCACTCCGGCACCGGCGGCCAGGTCGGCGTGGCAGCCGCCCTGCCCGGCGACATGGTGGAGGTGACCCTCGACGGGCGGCAGGCGCTGATGGTGCAGTCAGGTTCGTGGATCGCCTCCGACACGACGATCCAGGTCGACTCCAAGTGGGGCGGCGGCCGCGGGTTCTTCTCCGGGGCCGGACTGATCCTCCTCCGCTGCACGGGGGTCGGCGAGGTGCTGCTCGCCTCCTACGGAGCGATCCATGGGTTCAGCCTCGCGCCGGGCGAGACCATGACCATCGACACCGGGCACATCGTCGCATTCGACGAAACCGTCAGATACTCCGTCCGGAAGGCCGGGAACTGGAAGTCCACCATCCTGGGCGGTGAGGGGCTGGTCACCGACTTCGTCGGGCCCGGACGCGTGTGGCTCCAGACCCGATCCACCAACGACCTGATCAGCTTCATCCGAGAGGTCAACCCGCAGCGCAGCAGCTGA
- a CDS encoding PLD nuclease N-terminal domain-containing protein, with amino-acid sequence MHHEIGHDKHHGHLPKSRAGRFALTALAGADVALRAVALADLVNRPQKEVKGSKAGWAVALTVVNSVGILPLAYLILGRDAD; translated from the coding sequence ATGCATCATGAGATCGGACACGACAAGCACCACGGGCATCTCCCGAAGTCGCGGGCGGGCAGGTTCGCGCTGACCGCGCTGGCGGGAGCCGACGTGGCCCTGCGCGCCGTCGCCCTGGCGGACCTGGTGAACAGGCCCCAGAAGGAGGTCAAGGGCAGCAAGGCCGGCTGGGCCGTCGCCCTCACCGTCGTGAACTCGGTGGGCATCCTCCCGCTCGCCTACCTGATCCTCGGGCGCGACGCGGACTGA
- a CDS encoding S8 family serine peptidase, producing the protein MNAVGGGELELLEGGGADATGALLGRYASATDSWDLPMEGAFWEAVRSAHSLGRRGAGRVIAIIDGGFDATRPAIARHPLAWDQDPSAGTTHGTVVALLAHQVAPDAQLLLYPVSADGRLSLDRVLAALQDCLERRVDVVNLSLGLGIPMADASPVLAGDGATPPAAGPEVAGPTEDLDVDGWRTIIDVPHSPLWLAAHAAAAGGVSVICSTGNSDTAVYVPAVVPGVMAVGFQLVARTVNSGMEEAVSQQPTFVQSHFADLLIVQPQGVLGSSFASPLLAGFAALMTDRTELPDFARCARRAANASGAMLLLEQGDEDSEFLNLVDSLFKDALHSSPHPHYDGDVYAVPECPECALFAAPAYNDFGLFAMSTGRLDIAVRLFATLRQIAPTNIAAAANLGVAYSEQARQAAERGNHAEAAGLYELAVGHMGNAVALRPEHQPYAQRLTEFRLALATHQSAVPRTSHEGTPS; encoded by the coding sequence ATGAACGCTGTCGGGGGCGGGGAGTTGGAGCTCCTCGAAGGCGGTGGCGCGGACGCGACCGGCGCGCTTCTCGGCCGCTACGCGTCGGCCACGGACTCCTGGGACCTCCCTATGGAGGGCGCGTTCTGGGAGGCTGTGCGTTCGGCGCACAGCCTCGGGCGCAGGGGCGCCGGTCGGGTCATCGCCATCATCGACGGAGGATTCGACGCGACCCGCCCCGCCATCGCGCGGCACCCGCTGGCCTGGGACCAGGACCCGTCCGCAGGGACGACCCACGGCACCGTCGTCGCGCTGCTAGCTCACCAGGTCGCACCGGATGCCCAGTTGCTCCTGTACCCGGTGTCGGCCGATGGGCGCCTCAGCCTCGACCGCGTCCTCGCGGCGCTGCAGGACTGCCTCGAGCGTCGGGTCGACGTCGTGAACCTGAGCCTGGGCCTGGGAATCCCCATGGCGGACGCCTCCCCCGTGCTGGCCGGCGACGGCGCGACTCCCCCAGCCGCCGGCCCCGAGGTCGCCGGCCCCACCGAGGACCTCGACGTCGACGGCTGGCGCACGATCATCGACGTTCCCCACTCACCGCTGTGGCTGGCCGCCCATGCTGCGGCGGCCGGCGGGGTCTCGGTGATCTGTTCGACGGGCAACAGCGACACGGCTGTCTACGTCCCGGCGGTGGTTCCCGGCGTCATGGCGGTCGGCTTCCAGCTCGTGGCAAGGACGGTCAACTCGGGTATGGAGGAGGCCGTGTCGCAGCAACCGACCTTCGTCCAGTCCCACTTCGCCGACCTGCTGATCGTTCAGCCGCAGGGAGTGCTCGGCTCGAGCTTCGCCTCCCCCCTGCTCGCCGGTTTCGCCGCGCTCATGACCGACCGCACGGAGCTTCCCGACTTCGCCCGGTGCGCCCGCCGCGCGGCGAACGCCTCCGGCGCCATGCTGCTGCTCGAACAGGGCGACGAGGACAGCGAGTTCCTCAACCTCGTCGACTCCCTCTTCAAGGACGCGCTGCACAGCAGCCCTCATCCGCACTACGACGGGGACGTCTACGCGGTGCCGGAGTGCCCCGAGTGCGCGCTCTTCGCGGCCCCCGCGTACAACGACTTCGGGCTGTTCGCCATGTCCACCGGCCGCCTCGACATCGCGGTCAGGCTGTTCGCCACGCTGCGACAGATCGCGCCGACGAACATCGCGGCGGCGGCCAACCTCGGGGTCGCGTACTCCGAGCAGGCCCGCCAGGCCGCCGAGAGAGGCAACCACGCAGAGGCGGCCGGGCTCTACGAGCTCGCCGTCGGGCACATGGGCAACGCCGTCGCGCTCCGCCCCGAACACCAGCCGTACGCACAACGCCTGACGGAGTTCAGGCTGGCACTCGCCACACACCAGTCCGCAGTGCCGCGGACATCACACGAAGGGACGCCATCATGA